The Coffea arabica cultivar ET-39 chromosome 1e, Coffea Arabica ET-39 HiFi, whole genome shotgun sequence genome has a window encoding:
- the LOC140017009 gene encoding uncharacterized protein, with protein MEEAGVFDIGFSGASFTWSNNRRGRARVSKRLDRFLINGSCLEISDVISVIHLARHPSDHAPLKISFADQSDNKPRPFRFLNIWTTKPELLEVIRQAWNQDVVGSPLRVLCSKLLATRRAIQVWNKQHFGNIFDAVRSTELAVQRAEQVVDQNASEEFHVQLSKAQAELRHALSIEEQFWSQKARIKWLAKGDRNSRYFHAVVKQRRAQGRIHRIKNSNGIWVETNAEIVSEAITYFSDIFTTPTLQSSTDLLHLIPPMISENDNDKLEKLPSIEEVYRVVRSMDGDSAAGPDGFSGKFFTFAWEVVAQDVHNAIISFFCGAELPRFITSTSIVLIPKTANPQDFSQFRPISLCNFFNKLISRILADRVASILPKIISPQQTGFVKGRNITDNFLLAQEIVSGIGKKNRAGNVAMKLDMSKAYDRVAWDHIIGVLRRFGFGEIFIDLVWRLISNVWFSVIINGSSHGFFKSSKGLRQGDPLSPALFIIGAEVLSRGLNNLALHSGFVGFRLPHACPSITHLAFADDVLIFANGSSHSLKAIMQVLQMYQRCSGQLINVQKSCYLVHPSLSLARRRVIERITSFTCHSFPIRYLGFPLYYGRCKTSYFGEVCQSILGRIMTWKSRLLSFGGKIVLIKHVLASMPLHLLSASIIPAKVFRTIENALSTFLWRSSSDLSKYHWIRWSRMCYPVEEGGVGFRRLQDVYRAFSFKLWWNFRKGMSLWSQFMKAKYCRRKHPCQVEIKATDSALWKRMVNVSRQVELSMLWVVKDGACHFWYDNWLGNGALFLQATVIPNLSFSNFISNGHWDTSRLCQSLPSQMVTSILNHPVPEEGGEAEVIWMPTSSGNFSLASAFRDIRQARNTSMVFDRIWHPCLPLKVSFFMLRLLLGRLPIPDSLRNIGFHLPSKCFCCPLPSEESIEHLFSNGNIASTIWNYFGAACGFDLSASSLRLRIVGWWLKSYDSEIRRFIGRVLPCLVCWHIWKARNKAMFDDVQMRSIAICHAIFSEIQSMVGIYLKKPLRVPSFYHLYDWPNSSEVGFTYKLVRWETKESGRLTLNTDGCSKGNPGVGAGGGVLRESNGLPLIGFSAYFGETTCLLAEARALLIGLQISAHRGFLNLNVQSDSLLLIGILQHRIHCPWHIRRVIRQIWQIMEDPDRFSHCYREANTVADVLSNEGVSHPQQQLRIYETFNTFPPMARGAIRLDKLGMPSIRKIRLV; from the coding sequence ATGGAGGAGGCTGGGGTTTTTGATATAGGCTTTTCTGGAGCTAGTTTCACCTGGTCTAATAATCGGAGAGGTAGAGCCAGAGTTTCAAAGAGGTTGGATAGGTTTCTAATTAATGGGTCGTGCTTGGAAATTTCAGATGTAATTTCTGTGATTCACTTGGCAAGACATCCTTCAGATCATGCACCGTTGAAGATTTCTTTTGCGGATCAATCAGACAATAAGCCGCGGCCTTTCCGTTTCTTGAATATATGGACTACCAAACCCGAACTCTTGGAGGTTATTCGACAAGCTTGGAATCAAGATGTGGTTGGTTCTCCATTACGTGTACTATGCTCCAAATTATTGGCAACGAGGAGGGCTATTCAAGTATGGAATAAACAACATTttggaaatatatttgatgctgTGCGATCTACGGAATTGGCAGTCCAACGGGCAGAACAAGTTGTGGATCAAAATGCCTCCGAGGAATTTCATGTTCAGCTTAGCAAGGCTCAGGCGGAATTACGTCATGCACTatcaattgaagaacaattctGGAGCCAAAAGGCCAGAATAAAATGGCTTGCAAAGGGAGATCGTAATTCAAGGTATTTTCATGCGGTTGTTAAGCAGAGACGAGCTCAAGGAAGGATACACCGTATCAAAAATTCCAATGGTATTTGGGTGGAGACGAATGCTGAAATAGTATCTGAAGCAATAACATACTTCTCAGATATTTTCACAACGCCCACTTTACAGTCTTCTACTGATTTGCTGCATTTAATTCCGCCTATGATCTCGGAAAACGACAAtgacaaattggagaaattacCCTCGATTGAGGAGGTCTATCGAGTTGTGAGATCAATGGATGGAGATAGTGCTGCGGGCCCAGATGGATTCTCTGGCAAATTCTTTACATTTGCATGGGAAGTTGTCGCCCAAGATGTTCATAATGCTATAATCAGCTTTTTCTGTGGGGCAGAGTTACCTCGCTTCATCACTTCTACCTCTATTGTGTTAATTCCCAAGACGGCAAATCCTCAGGATTTCTCTCAATTTAGGCCAATCAGTCTTTGTAATTTCTTCAACAAGCTAATATCCCGGATTTTAGCAGATAGAGTGGCTTCTATATTGCCAAAAATTATTTCTCCCCAGCAAACAGGATTTGTGAAGGGACGTAATATAACAGACAATTTTCTTTTAGCTCAAGAGATAGTATCGGGCATTGGAAAAAAGAATAGAGCTGGAAATGTGGCAATGAAGCTAGACATGtctaaggcatatgaccggGTGGCATGGGATCATATTATTGGTGTTCTACGAAGATTTGGTTTTGGGGAAATATTCATTGATCTTGTATGGCGATTGATTTCTAATGTTTGGTTTTCGGTCATTATAAATGGGTCATCCCATGGTTTCTTTAAATCTTCAAAAGGACTACGTCAGGGTGACCCTTTATCGCCTGCATTATTCATTATAGGAGCTGAGGTTTTGTCTAGAGGTTTGAATAATCTTGCCTTGCACTCGGGATTTGTGGGCTTCAGACTTCCACATGCATGCCCTTCTATAACACATTTGGCATTTGCGGACGATGTCCTCATATTTGCAAATGGATCTTCACATTCTTTAAAGGCCATCATGCAGGTGCTACAGATGTATCAAAGGTGTTCGGGACAGTTGATAAATGTACAAAAAAGTTGTTACTTGGTTCATCCATCCTTGTCACTTGCTAGAAGAAGGGTGATTGAACGTATCACAAGTTTTACCTGCCATTCATTTCCGATACGTTATTTAGGATTCCCTCTCTACTACGGAAGGTGTAAAACATCATATTTTGGGGAAGTATGTCAGTCTATCCTGGGGAGGATTATGACATGGAAATCAAGGTTGCTTTCATTTGGAGGTAAGATAGTTCTAATCAAACATGTATTAGCATCAATGCCATTGCATCTGCTCTCAGCATCGATTATCCCAGCTAAAGTTTTTAGAACTATAGAAAATGCTTTGTCGACCTTCCTTTGGAGGTCATCATCCGACTTGTCAAAATATCACTGGATACGGTGGTCTCGGATGTGTTATCCAGTTGAGGAGGGAGGAGTCGGCTTTAGAAGACTTCAGGACGTCTACAGAGCATTTTCATTCAAGCTTTGGTGGAATTTCAGAAAGGGGATGTCGTTATGGTCTCAATTTATGAAAGCAAAGTACTGTAGACGAAAACATCCCTGTCAGGTAGAAATCAAAGCAACGGACTCGGCACTCTGGAAAAGGATGGTGAATGTGAGTCGACAAGTGGAACTTTCTATGCTATGGGTGGTCAAAGATGGAGCTTGTCATTTTTGGTACGACAATTGGTTGGGTAATGGTGCATTATTCCTCCAAGCGACGGTTATCCCAAACTTATCATTTAGTAACTTTATCAGTAATGGACATTGGGATACGAGTCGGTTATGTCAGTCACTGCCAAGTCAAATGGTGACCTCCATTTTAAACCACCCAGTCCCCGAAGAGGGGGGTGAAGCGGAAGTCATATGGATGCCTACTTCTTCCGGAAATTTCTCTCTAGCTTCAGCCTTTCGGGATATTAGGCAAGCCCGTAACACGTCAATGGTGTTTGATAGAATTTGGCATCCTTGTCTTCCTTTGAAAGTTTCTTTCTTCATGTTAAGACTTTTGCTGGGGAGACTGCCAATACCCGACAGTTTACGTAACATTGGTTTCCATCTTCCATCAAAGTGTTTTTGTTGTCCATTGCCATCTGAGGAATCAATTGAACATTTATTTTCAAATGGCAATATAGCATCAacaatttggaattattttggagCTGCATGTGGATTCGATTTGTCAGCGTCATCTTTGAGACTCCGCATAGTGGGTTGGTGGTTGAAATCATACGATTCTGAGATACGTCGGTTTATTGGACGGGTTCTTCCCTGTCTTGTGTGTTGGCATATCTGGAAggcaagaaataaagcaatgttTGACGATGTTCAGATGAGGTCGATTGCCATTTGTCATGCCATTTTCTCCGAAATCCAATCCATGGTGggaatttatttaaaaaaacctCTCCGAGTACCATCTTTTTATCATTTGTATGACTGGCCTAATTCATCGGAGGTTGGGTTTACATATAAACTTGTACGATGGGAAACAAAGGAATCTGGTCGGCTCACACTTAATACGGATGGATGTTCTAAAGGTAATCCAGGAGTGGGTGCAGGCGGTGGAGTTCTTCGGGAGTCAAATGGTCTACCTTTGATTGGTTTCTCGGCATATTTTGGGGAAACGACATGTCTCCTTGCAGAAGCTCGTGCCCTCCTTATTGGTCTCCAAATCAGTGCACATAGGGGTTTTTTGAATCTCAATGTGCAATCTGATTCGCTGTTATTAATTGGAATTCTCCAGCATCGCATTCATTGTCCTTGGCACATTAGACGGGTTATTAGGCAGATTTGGCAGATCATGGAAGATCCAGATCGATTTTCCCACTGTTACAGAGAAGCAAACACAGTGGCTGATGTGTTGTCCAACGAGGGTGTATCTCATCCACAGCAGCAACTCAGGATATATGAGACATTTAATACATTTCCACCTATGGCTCGTGGAGCAATTCGTCTGGATAAGCTAGGAATGCCTTCAATTAGGAAAATTAGGCTTGTGTAA
- the LOC140017013 gene encoding uncharacterized protein, translating into MGSSGIKGQSLLPDLLEKIKGIIVDSGGDANIDPKVWAAGFTAALLKKYNSSSYPSVVAVGRNQLESGVDTSKLREKEPLSVKTLLLSAFEKLFSYLLNLNDVKQQLTKIISVLSKNRPSFPYLYLYSTANKVIPFSSVESFVEE; encoded by the exons ATGGGGTCATCGGGGATAAAGGGCCAATCTTTGCT GCCAGATTTATTGGAGAAAATCAAGGGAATTATTGTTGATTCAGGAGGTGACGCTAATATAGATCCCAAGGTCTGGGCTGCTGGATTTACTGCAGCCCTGCTAAAGAAATACAATTCATCATCTTATCCATCAGTTGTAGCTGTAGGAAGaaatcaattggaaagtggagtTGATACCTCAAAGTTGCGAGAAAAGGAGCCCCTGTCCGTTAAAACCTTACTTTTGTCAGCATTTGAGAAGCTCTTCTCTTATCTCCTAAACTTGAACGACGTCAAACAGCAGTTGACAAAGATAATCTCAGTCCTTTCAAAAAACCGGCCTTCTTTCCCATATCTTTATCTGTATAGTACAGCTAATAAGGTCATTCCATTCTCATCAGTTGAGTCATTTGTTGAAGAATAG